Proteins encoded together in one Chelonoidis abingdonii isolate Lonesome George chromosome 1, CheloAbing_2.0, whole genome shotgun sequence window:
- the LOC116836871 gene encoding olfactory receptor 52P1-like, whose translation MAAFNLTYSDPPTFTLTGIPGLEAAHVWISIPFSTFYIIGLLGNFTLLSVVVKEQTLHKPMYLLLCMLAFTDIATPTFVMPKVLGIFWFNLKGITEGGCLAQMFFLHTVSVMHSATLVTMAFDRYIAICNPLRYATMLTNARIAKLGLVGLIRAVLFILPLPLLLSRQPFCASRIILHTQCEHIAVVKMVCGDITVTRIYGWVLMFVVMGFDLTLITLSYGLIISAVLRISSKNAHQKAFNTCTAHICVMLIYYTPSLFSNLTYQFGQGIASHIHVILVDLYLLIPPMLNPIIYGVKTKELRDKVGKYTCCRR comes from the coding sequence ATGGCAGCTTTCAACCTTACCTATTCTGACCCTCCAACATTCACCCTAACAGGCATCCCTGGCCTGGAAGCTGCTCATGTTTGgatttccatccctttctctaCATTCTATATTATCGGTCTGTTGGGAAATTTCACGCTTCTGTCTGTTGTAGTTAAGGAGCAGACCCTGCACAAGCCAATGTacctgctgctctgcatgctggcaTTTACAGACATCGCCACACCTACCTTTGTCATGCCAAAGGTGCTGGGCATATTTTGGTTCAATTTGAAGGGCATTACTGAGGGTGGCTGCCTCGCCCAGATGTTCTTTCTTCACACGGTTTCTGTTATGCACTCAGCCACCCTCGTGACAATGGCCTTCGATCGCTACATTGCCATATGTAACCCTCTGAGATATGCCACCATGCTCACCAATGCACGAATAGCTAAGCTAGGGCTTGTGGGTTTGATAAGAgctgttctcttcattctgcctctgcccctgctcctgagCAGGCAGCCATTCTGTGCCAGCCGCATTATCCTCCACACGCAATGTGAGCACATCGCTGTGGTGAAGATGGTATGTGGGGACATCACAGTCACCAGGATATATGGCTGGGTGCTAATGTTTGTAGTTATGGGATTTGACCTGACACTCATTACCCTGTCCTATGGTCTGATTATCAGCGCCGTTCTCAGAATCTCCTCTAAGAACGCCCACCAAAAAGCCTTCAATACCTGCACAGCCCACATCTGTGTGATGCTGATATATTATACCCCTAGCCTCTTCTCCAACTTGACATATCAGTTCGGTCAAGGCATTGCTTCCCACATTCACGTCATCTTGGTCGACCTCTATCTCCTCATTCCTCCTATGCTCAACCCCATCATTTATGGGGTCAAAACTAAAGAGCTTCGTGACAAAGTAGGCAAATACACCTGCTGCAGAAGGTGA